One Vespa velutina chromosome 12, iVesVel2.1, whole genome shotgun sequence DNA window includes the following coding sequences:
- the LOC124953530 gene encoding LOW QUALITY PROTEIN: protein disulfide-isomerase TMX3 (The sequence of the model RefSeq protein was modified relative to this genomic sequence to represent the inferred CDS: inserted 5 bases in 4 codons; deleted 3 bases in 3 codons) — IGLYHKTADVFQPHAFFYQSHPNVVNRHAPVXNTPALFVYKENLHYNFTGHNTTDIEKLNETLYKWINAERFPTFPKVTRGILXSTFLTNKNLVLAVVEENQLEEVSPGMIEFRDMVESVIRXKREKYHDHFQFGWIASPDLVNSIAMMILPLPSLIVINTTTNHHHIPEDETEKLTPHVIELFLEQIRNESASGITNKIYHFLLFYIIPTYAKNFQRYGGNSLLVRIYRIVGLKLKTTLAAMWMGNPILTMVLFGLPAGFXSLICYGICCPDILDADDKRKVLSQLLWLTEIKKAEDITVF; from the exons atagGATTATATCACAAGACTGCAGATGTGTTCCAACCAcatgca tttttttatcaatctcATCCAAATGTTGTTAACAGGCATGCTCCTG GAAATACTCCAgcattatttgtatataaagaaaatttacattataattttactg gtCATAATACGACCGATATAGAGAAGTTAAACGAAACTTTATATAAATGGATCAATGCAGAACGTTTTCCAACATTTCCGAAAGTAACAAGAGGAATATT ATCAACTTTTTTgactaataaaaatttggtTTTAGCAGTCGTAGAAGAGAATCAATTGGAAGAGGTATCACCT GGTATGATAGAATTTAGAGACATGGTTGAGTCTGTGAtta aaaaacgagagaagtaTCACGA cCATTTCCAATTTGGTTGGATAGCTAGTCCTGATCTAGTCAACAGTATAGCAATGATGATTCTACCATTGCCAAGCCTAATCGTAATTAATACAACTACGAATCATCACCATATTCCAGAGGATGAAACAGAAAAG TTGACGCCTCATGTGATAGAATTGTTCCTAGAGCAAATTCGTAATGAAAGTGCTTCCGgtattacgaataaaatttatcattttcttttgttttatataataccaACTTATGCGAAAAATTTTCAGCGATACGGCGGAAATAGTTTATTAGTACGCATCTATAGGATCGTGggtttgaaattaaaaacaacACTTGCAGCGATGTGGATGGGCAATCCTATTTTAACTATGGTATTATTTGGATTACCTGCTggtt cttcattaatttgtTACGGCATTTGTTGTCCGGATATTTTAGATGCAGACGATAAGAGGAAG GTATTATCCCAATTACTTTGGTTGACAGAAATCAAGAAGGCAGAAGATATTACAGTATTTTAG
- the LOC124953559 gene encoding 3-hydroxyisobutyryl-CoA hydrolase, mitochondrial-like, producing MPLSYRYLKNDDYDCHKIKHFENITPLMNNLTMGLGSAISLQAKYRIVTERSLYAMPEVSIGYFPDSSSCYTFPRLQNHIGYLLGVTGYRLKGTDIVHAGIASHFVPSEKTRRFEE from the exons ATGCCTCTATCTTatcgatatttgaaaaatgatgattatgattgccataaaataaaacatttcgaGAATATTACTC CTCTGATGAATAATCTAACAATGGGATTAGGATCTGCGATATCTCTACAAGCTAAATATAGAATCGTCACAGAAAGATCACTCTATGCTATGCCTGAAGTTTCAATCGGTTATTTCCCCGATTCCTCATCATGCTATACTTTTCCTAGATTACAAAATCATATAGGATATCTTTTAGGTGTTACTGGATACAGATTAAAag GTACTGACATTGTTCATGCTGGTATTGCCAGTCATTTCGTTCCCTCGGAAAAAACTAGGAGATTTGAAGAATGA
- the LOC124953560 gene encoding uncharacterized protein LOC124953560, whose protein sequence is MSESVAKQLTMTGTQFINTTNHYEKAIADVVITVSTKYWWVIRAILSGMITTSLSWLIIYMDSRIPGIDPPFPLNLLRKGEYRIQMISQINLNYFIGALIGLLVSIFMCFG, encoded by the exons ATGTCTGAATCTGTCGCCAAACAATTAACAATGACTGGTAcacaatttataaatactaCTAATCATTATGAAAAAGCTATTGCTGACGTAGTGATAACAGTGTCTACAAAATATTGGTGGGTAATAAGAGCAATACTAAGTGGAATGATAACGACTAGTCTCAGTtggttaattatttatatggatAGTCGTATCCCTGGAATTGATCCACCATTTCCTCTTAATCTTCTAAGAAAAGGAGAATACAg gaTACAAATGATATCGCAGataaatcttaattattttattggtgCATTAATTGGATTATTAGTTTCTATTTTCATGTGTTTCGGGTGA
- the LOC124953532 gene encoding LOW QUALITY PROTEIN: peptide deformylase, mitochondrial-like (The sequence of the model RefSeq protein was modified relative to this genomic sequence to represent the inferred CDS: inserted 1 base in 1 codon; deleted 1 base in 1 codon; substituted 2 bases at 2 genomic stop codons), giving the protein MALALEQSETKPPIFTIRKLVICFAAPTLPINLEIIQLFQFQMYVGLSACQIGLPWKVFMIQVYRKSFKEIGENLVKIREMEVIPFQVFINPTIRTINHKLVFIPEVCASVRGYSAEVPRAREVELKAITXSSEEGTVRFKGWGARIVQHEMDHLNGILFTEXKEXRTFSCCCWNEVNKHKGFIENKIRFV; this is encoded by the exons ATGGCGCTAGCTTTAGAACAG TCAGAAACTAAACCTCCTATTTTCACTATACGCAAGTTGGTGATCTGTTTTGCGGCGCCAACTTTGCCGATAAATCTCGAAATTATTCAATTGTTTCAATTTCAAATG TATGTTGGATTATCTGCTTGTCAAATTGGTTTACCATGGAAAGTTTTTATGATACAAGTTTACAGaaaatctttcaaagaaaTCGGTGAAAACTTGGTAAAAATTCGTGAAATGGAAGTGATACCGTTTCAAGTATTTATTAATCCTACCATTCgtactataaatcataaattagTGTTCATT CCTGAAGTATGTGCTAGTGTTCGAGGTTACTCAGCAGAAGTACCTAGAGCAAGAGAAGTTGAACTTAAGGCTATAA GTTCTTCCGAAGAAGGTACAGTCAGATTCAAAGGATGGGGAGCTAGAATCGTTCAACATGAAATGGACCATTTGAAC GGAATATTATTCACGGAATAAAAGGAATGACGAACgttttcttgttgttgttggaaTGAAGTGAACAAGCATAAAGGGTTCATTGAGAATAAGATTCGCTTCGTTTAA